A part of Pungitius pungitius chromosome 15, fPunPun2.1, whole genome shotgun sequence genomic DNA contains:
- the LOC119209796 gene encoding crystallin J1C-like → MANRAIGAIVGSAVADAAAQPLHWVYDLQKLQGILAQHPSPEFISESANPFYRRQTGQQSCYGDQAFVLLESLSECGGLNVDDLTQRTLKFFGPGSDYDTPLNNPYREKGGPTPQLPIEGPWRHASLKSFLRNVDSGKEETGCENDCQIDGITKLAPIVAFYAGKPDMLDKVEQAVRVTQNNDACVAETLAAARLLEHFILNGPDPKAVDSVLNQLSDPNRKQPQDLDKAIIGHIHEVKKNLSKTPQELIPAVFPNTUGLPGAFQAALHGVLTAKNFEQAVRDTMSCGGCTCSRGSFIGACLGAQIGFEGIPAAWTSKTLLYGSVLEHAKKITQQHQ, encoded by the exons ATGGCCAACAGAGCGATAGGTGCCATTGTAGGATCAGCAGTTGCAGATGCAGCAG CGCAGCCTCTCCACTGGGTGTATGACCTCCAGAAGCTGCAGGGGATTTTGGCTCAGCACCCGAGCCCTGAATTCATCTCTGAGTCGGCCAACCCTTTCTACAGGAGGCAGACGGGTCAGCAGAGCTGCTACGGTGACCAGGCCTTTGTTCTGCTGGAGTCCCTGTCTGAATGTGGCG GTCTAAATGTTGACGACTTGACGCAGCGCACACTGAAATTCTTTGGCCCTGGATCCGACTATGACACGCCTCTCAACAATCCTTACAGAGAGAAGGGTG GGCCGACACCTCAGCTGCCCATCGAGGGACCATGGAGACATGCTAGTTTGAAGAGTTTCCTGAGGAATGTGGATTCAGGCAAAGAGGAGACCG GCTGTGAGAACGACTGTCAGATTGATGGGATAACCAAACTGGCTCCTATAGTTGCTTTTTATGCAGGGAAGCCCGACATGCTGGACAAAGTTGAGCAGGCAGTCCGTGTCACCCAGAACAATGATGCATGTGTGGCAGAGACTCTAGCAGCTGCAAG GTTGCTGGAACATTTTATCCTGAATGGTCCTGATCCCAAAGCTGTGGACTCGGTGCTCAACCAGCTCAGTGACCCGAACAGAAAGCAGCCCCAGGATCTGGACAAAGCCATCATCG GGCACATTCATGAGGTGAAGAAGAATCTGTCAAAGACTCCTCAGGAGCTGATCCCCGCTGTGTTTCCGAACACATGAG GTTTGCCTGGTGCGTTCCAAGCAGCGCTACACGGAGTCCTGACAGCCAAGAACTTTGAGCAGGCTGTCCGAGACACCATGAGCTGTGGGGGATGTACCTGTAGCAGAGGGTCCTTTATTGGAGCCTGCCTCGGGGCTCAG ATTGGATTTGAAGGAATTCCAGCTGCATGGACATCCAAAACTCTGCTCTATGGCTCAGTGTTGGAGCATGCCAAGAAGATAACCCAGCAACACCAATAG
- the LOC119209568 gene encoding LOW QUALITY PROTEIN: E3 ubiquitin-protein ligase TRIM33-like (The sequence of the model RefSeq protein was modified relative to this genomic sequence to represent the inferred CDS: inserted 1 base in 1 codon; deleted 2 bases in 1 codon) — translation MCCSLTAQPCAQRQNLDPASTPSTTREFDMRDTIGSCKASAPASADPTYVPHSYTALELDSDSDPASVSEDAGVSQADPDLHSDASPDSDRNAESSSDXAPAQMRLRGEPDITGDSEPSLEYEADPESDAAEGSEDGQGLDDYCVKPDNDPSFPAEADSDVLSDQPPDSQGALESELDLESEPELPTDDPQPLRSDLEEECHSGAAWGPLLHSNPVAQRAAEEAEADQDCPEMESEDFCAVCLIGGDLLCCERCPKVFHLSCHIPSLLSFPSGDWVCGLCRDAMQPEVEYDCENERTSGEHTSAYTRLSACDQRKCERLTLLILSNVLSAPFHEPVSPLARHYYQIIKRPMDLSVIRAKLNKRNTQHYISTEEFVADVYLMFRNCAKFNYPDSEVAQAGRNLEMFFISNLKEVFPDRVFLAAEADSDSDEYDEAYRAAESGFPWPERRELCHRKRKRRPSLKSRRPLF, via the exons atGTGTTGCTCACTCACAGCTCAACCATGTGCACAGCGACAGAATCTTGATCCGGCTTCCACACCCTCGACCACCAGAGAGTTTGACATGCGAGACACAATCGGCTCCTGTAAAGCATCAGCGCCTGCGTCCGCTGACCCTACATACGTACCACACAGTTACACTGCACTGGAGCTGGACTCAGATTCTGATCCCGCATCAGTCTCAGAGGACGCAGGTGTTTCTCAGGCGGATCCAGATCTACACTCGGATGCATCTCCAGATTCCGACCGAAATGCAGAGTCTTCCTCTG TGGCTCCAGCACAGATGCGGCTCCGCGGTGAACCTGATATCACGGGGGATTCAGAGCCAAGTCTTGAATATGAGGCGGACCCGGAATCAGATGCAGCAGAGGGATCGGAGGATGGTCAAGGGCTGGATGATTATTGTGTCAAGCCCGACAATGATCCCAGTTTTCCGGCAGAAGCCGACTCCGACGTTTTATCCGACCAGCCTCCAGACTCTCAGGGCGCTCTCGAGTCCGAGCTCGACCTGGAATCAGAACCTGAACTCCCCACCGACGACCCACAACCACTTCGCTCTGACTTGGAAGAGGAGTGCCACAGCGGTGCTGCTTGGGGGCCGCTTCTGCATTCAAACCCTGTCGCTCAAAGGGCCGCAGAGGAGGCCGAGGCCGACCAGGACTGTCCGGAGATGGAGAGTGAGGACTTCTGTGCCGTGTGTCTAATTGGAGGGGACCTGCTGTGCTGCGAACGCTGCCCAAAAGTTTTTCATTTGTCTTGCCACATCCCGTCCCTTCTAAGCTTCCCCTC aggCGACTGGGTGTGCGGCCTGTGCAGGGATGCCATGCAGCCAGAGGTTGAGTATGACTGCGAGAATGAGAGAACATCTGGAGAACACACATCAGCGTATACT AGACTGTCTGCCTGTGACCAGAGA AAATGTGAGCGGCTGACTCTACTGATCCTAAGTAACGTCCTGAGTGCTCCCTTCCACGAGCCCGTCAGTCCACTT GCTCGTCATTACTACCAGATCATTAAGAGGCCTATGGACCTGTCCGTGATCCGAGCCAAACTCAACAAGAGGAATACTCAACATTATATCTCGACAGAGGAGTTTGTTGCTGATGTCTATCTCATGTTTCGCAACTGTGCAAAGTTCAATTAT CCTGACTCCGAGGTGGCTCAAGCGGGCCGCAATCTCGAGATGTTCTTCATCTCCAACCTGAAGGAGGTTTTCCCGGACAGAGTTTTTCTTGCAGCAGAGGCGGACTCTGACAGCGACGAGTACGATGAGGCCTACAGGGCCGCTGAGAGTGGTTTCCCCTggccagagaggagagagctgtgccacaggaagaggaagaggagaccctCTCTCAAGTCAAGGAGACCGCTCTTCTAA